The following are encoded in a window of Legionella geestiana genomic DNA:
- a CDS encoding dehydrogenase E1 component subunit alpha/beta: MEQAVIEERFLARARAGDFPLPQSTTSFSGAGMDKATALSLFDSQIKSRLLDLIARELKEKNLSWYTIGSSGHEGNAVFGALLRPSDMAFLHYRSGAFFIERARRSQTVDGVRDVLLSLVASSRDPISGGRHKVFGSHALNIPPQTSTIASHLPKALGAAISIRRAKELKLASMLPEDAVIYCSFGDASANHASAQTTFNACAWAVRQSCPTPILFVCEDNGIGISVPTPTDWIAERFGNFPGLHYIACDGLNIADVWQKTKAALAIARTRRQPVFLHMRCVRLMGHAGSDIETQYRTPQEIAATEALDPLLYTAGLIEAEGWMQASDILALYQQNRTLIEAKATEVVREPKLSNRTQIMASIVPKPLKGVRYPRPSDAKRQEVFGTGFNQLAKPRNLCQNINAALTDLMLQYPNMLMFGEDVGKKGGVYRVTADLQARFGQRRVFDTLLDETTILGTAIGFAHNGFIPVPEIQFLAYLHNAEDQLRGEASTLSFFSSGQFTNPMVIRIASLAYQKGFGGHFHNDNSIAVLRDLPGVLVACPSNGEDAAKMLRTCLHLAAIERRVVVFLEPIALYMTKDLHAPHDNGYLCVYPEPSARIEPFEVGVYGEGDTVILSYANGVYLSRQAQKILADEDKIRVKVVDLRWLSPLPEEAILREVARAKRVLIVDEGRRSGSLSEGLMTLLVEQGAGRIKIRRMTGEDCFIPLGTAWQHLLPSRDGIVEAVRELCSTSKEKERGRFAVSG, translated from the coding sequence ATGGAACAGGCTGTTATTGAGGAACGCTTCCTCGCGCGTGCGCGTGCTGGTGATTTTCCATTGCCGCAAAGCACAACGTCGTTTAGCGGTGCGGGCATGGATAAGGCCACGGCACTGTCACTTTTCGATTCCCAGATTAAATCGCGCCTCCTTGATTTGATTGCACGCGAACTTAAGGAAAAAAACCTTTCCTGGTACACCATTGGCAGCAGCGGTCACGAGGGGAACGCCGTATTTGGGGCCTTGCTCCGTCCGAGCGACATGGCGTTTCTGCATTACCGCAGCGGCGCTTTTTTTATTGAACGGGCGCGCCGGTCGCAGACGGTTGACGGGGTGCGGGATGTGTTGCTCTCGCTTGTGGCCTCAAGCCGTGATCCCATTTCCGGGGGGCGGCACAAGGTGTTTGGCAGTCATGCGCTGAACATTCCCCCCCAGACTTCCACTATTGCCTCACACCTGCCAAAGGCACTGGGGGCGGCCATTTCCATTCGTCGCGCCAAAGAGCTTAAACTGGCCTCAATGCTTCCTGAAGATGCTGTGATTTACTGTTCATTTGGCGATGCGTCCGCCAATCATGCAAGCGCGCAGACCACCTTCAATGCCTGTGCCTGGGCGGTGCGACAATCCTGCCCGACACCGATTCTTTTTGTATGCGAAGACAATGGGATTGGTATTTCTGTACCGACTCCGACCGACTGGATTGCCGAGCGTTTTGGCAATTTCCCGGGGCTTCATTATATCGCCTGTGACGGGCTTAATATTGCCGATGTCTGGCAAAAAACCAAAGCAGCGCTTGCAATTGCACGCACGCGCCGCCAGCCGGTGTTTCTGCATATGCGCTGCGTTCGCCTCATGGGGCATGCAGGCTCAGATATTGAAACCCAGTATCGTACGCCTCAGGAAATTGCAGCGACCGAAGCGCTCGACCCGCTGCTCTACACGGCAGGTCTTATAGAGGCCGAAGGCTGGATGCAGGCGAGCGATATTCTCGCGCTTTATCAACAGAACCGTACCCTCATCGAGGCAAAGGCAACGGAAGTCGTGCGGGAGCCAAAGCTTTCGAACCGCACGCAAATTATGGCCTCCATCGTGCCCAAACCCCTGAAGGGAGTGCGGTATCCGCGCCCCTCTGACGCTAAGCGTCAGGAGGTATTTGGAACGGGTTTTAACCAGCTCGCCAAACCGCGAAACCTGTGTCAGAACATTAACGCCGCCCTCACCGATTTAATGCTGCAATACCCGAACATGCTGATGTTTGGCGAAGATGTTGGCAAAAAGGGCGGGGTGTATCGGGTGACAGCGGATTTACAGGCGCGCTTTGGGCAGCGCCGCGTTTTTGATACGCTTCTTGATGAAACCACCATCCTTGGCACGGCCATTGGTTTTGCCCATAACGGGTTTATTCCCGTGCCTGAAATTCAGTTTCTGGCGTATCTGCACAATGCGGAAGATCAGTTGCGCGGTGAAGCATCGACACTGTCTTTTTTTTCCAGCGGACAATTCACCAACCCGATGGTGATTCGCATCGCCTCTCTTGCCTATCAGAAAGGATTTGGCGGCCATTTTCACAATGATAACTCCATCGCCGTGCTGCGCGACCTGCCAGGCGTTTTGGTTGCCTGTCCTTCAAACGGGGAAGATGCGGCGAAAATGCTGCGCACCTGCCTGCACCTTGCTGCCATTGAGCGGCGAGTTGTGGTGTTTCTTGAGCCTATCGCGCTCTACATGACTAAAGACCTGCATGCCCCTCATGATAACGGATATTTGTGTGTGTATCCTGAGCCGTCCGCCCGCATTGAACCGTTTGAGGTCGGCGTGTATGGCGAGGGCGATACGGTGATTCTCAGTTATGCCAACGGTGTTTATCTTTCCCGTCAGGCACAGAAAATTCTTGCGGATGAGGATAAAATTCGTGTGAAAGTCGTGGATTTGCGCTGGCTTTCTCCGCTCCCGGAAGAGGCTATCCTGCGGGAAGTCGCACGCGCCAAACGCGTGTTGATTGTCGATGAGGGGCGTCGGAGCGGTTCTCTCAGTGAGGGGCTGATGACGCTTCTCGTGGAGCAGGGAGCGGGGCGCATTAAAATTCGCAGGATGACCGGTGAGGATTGCTTTATTCCACTGGGAACGGCCTGGCAACACCTGCTTCCAAGCCGCGACGGTATTGTCGAGGCGGTTCGGGAGCTCTGTTCAACATCGAAGGAGAAAGAACGTGGACGATTTGCTGTTTCTGGATGA
- a CDS encoding LexA family protein has product MTSIAENINTLMEEEGITASDLSRLTGVDRSVLHKILSGATKNPSIDSIKRIIERYGYEPVVMGKKLDNLSAKLPIISWEQAILLPSLEILKNPKEFIVFPSKHNASVFGLYVLNAYDNRFPEGTLLVVDQEREAVHLSFVIINEQDRYTAMKRLIFDGGRAFLKSLEPTIPSIQFDRNLHKIVGVVVQSIFSFNN; this is encoded by the coding sequence ATGACCAGTATTGCGGAAAATATTAATACTCTCATGGAGGAAGAGGGCATCACCGCCTCTGATTTATCCAGGCTGACTGGGGTTGATCGTTCCGTTCTTCACAAAATATTGAGTGGTGCCACAAAAAACCCCTCCATAGATTCAATTAAGCGTATTATAGAGCGTTATGGATATGAACCGGTTGTCATGGGAAAAAAGTTAGACAATCTTAGTGCGAAACTTCCAATAATTTCTTGGGAGCAGGCAATTTTACTTCCCTCTTTAGAAATACTTAAAAACCCCAAAGAGTTCATTGTTTTTCCAAGTAAACATAACGCATCTGTTTTTGGGTTATATGTCCTTAATGCTTATGACAATCGATTTCCAGAGGGAACTCTTTTAGTAGTGGATCAGGAAAGAGAGGCCGTTCATTTAAGCTTCGTTATTATCAATGAACAGGATAGGTATACCGCTATGAAACGCCTTATTTTTGATGGGGGGCGAGCATTCTTGAAATCTCTTGAGCCAACAATTCCAAGTATTCAATTTGACAGGAACCTTCACAAAATAGTGGGTGTTGTCGTTCAATCTATATTTAGTTTCAACAATTAA
- the hemH gene encoding ferrochelatase has product MQHGLLLINLGTPDSLAPKDIRRFLRTFLSDGRVIDLPALPRWLLTNGIIVPLRAKNTRHAYQSIWTPEGSPLRKISLMLRDKLANLAQNTFQVEIGMRYGTPALTEALDRLKHCESITLLPLYPQYASSSSGSAIEHALSHINTWNVLPNLRVIRDFYQHPAFIAAQASCIREALADSEHLLLSYHGVPVRHLEAIGCRPVCEKACRTTPPNGCYRAQCLESSRLLGEALGLAPDAYTSAFQSRVGKLPWIKPFTDATLNELRDKGIRRLAVSCPAFVTDCLETLEEIGMRAREEWLAHGGESLTLVPCLNTRDDWVEALYTIASGTCSDNA; this is encoded by the coding sequence ATGCAACACGGCCTCTTGCTAATCAACCTTGGCACTCCCGACAGTCTTGCGCCTAAAGATATCAGGCGTTTTCTGCGCACGTTTCTCAGTGATGGGCGGGTCATAGATCTGCCCGCGCTCCCGCGCTGGCTGCTGACAAACGGGATTATTGTGCCACTGCGCGCCAAAAACACCCGTCATGCGTATCAAAGCATCTGGACGCCAGAAGGCTCTCCCCTGCGTAAAATAAGCCTTATGCTTCGCGATAAACTGGCAAACCTGGCTCAGAATACCTTTCAGGTGGAAATCGGCATGCGCTACGGAACACCGGCGCTTACCGAGGCGCTCGACCGGCTCAAGCACTGTGAATCCATCACCCTGCTGCCCCTTTATCCGCAGTACGCATCGTCCAGCAGCGGTTCGGCGATTGAACATGCGCTTTCACACATCAATACCTGGAATGTTTTGCCAAACCTGCGGGTCATTCGTGATTTTTACCAGCATCCGGCTTTTATTGCGGCACAGGCCAGCTGCATTCGGGAAGCGCTTGCAGACAGCGAGCATCTCTTACTGAGTTATCACGGCGTACCGGTGCGTCATCTTGAAGCCATTGGGTGCAGACCCGTGTGCGAAAAAGCCTGCAGAACCACTCCTCCAAACGGCTGCTACCGTGCGCAATGCCTTGAAAGCTCGCGCCTGTTAGGGGAAGCGCTTGGGCTCGCGCCTGATGCATACACCAGCGCCTTTCAGTCACGCGTTGGTAAATTACCGTGGATAAAACCCTTTACCGATGCAACGCTCAATGAGCTTCGCGACAAAGGCATTCGCCGACTTGCGGTCAGTTGTCCGGCATTCGTTACCGATTGCCTTGAAACGCTTGAAGAAATCGGCATGCGTGCCCGTGAAGAATGGCTGGCACACGGGGGAGAATCTCTCACCCTCGTGCCGTGCCTCAATACCCGTGATGACTGGGTGGAGGCGCTTTACACGATAGCTTCAGGCACCTGCAGTGATAATGCATAA
- a CDS encoding LysR family transcriptional regulator: MLASPNDLQYFAEVASTLNFSRASERIGISQPSLSAAMKRLEHAMGVTLFIRGKNGVTLTQAGRHLQAHTRELLKMWEDVRTECLASHETIAGRYKFGCHASVALYALPQFLPALLAANPKLEVQLQHDLSRKILEGIINFSIDLGIVVNPVRHPDLVIHKLCDDDVRFFRSNALDTPVTRLDSGETVIICDPELAQSQWLLKHLHREDRVYRRIVTSSSLEVTASLTSSGAGIGILPECVAKTLCPGHVEPLLELPSFRDEVCLVWRHENRSIRALQAMIASIKACFDAWHPIPLKPALARSTVQA; this comes from the coding sequence ATGCTGGCATCACCGAACGACCTGCAGTATTTTGCCGAAGTAGCCAGTACCCTGAATTTTTCCCGTGCCTCAGAGCGCATCGGCATCAGTCAACCCTCACTGAGTGCCGCCATGAAACGCCTTGAACATGCGATGGGGGTTACGCTTTTTATCCGGGGCAAAAATGGTGTGACGCTGACCCAGGCTGGCCGTCACCTGCAGGCACACACCCGTGAGCTGCTGAAAATGTGGGAGGACGTGCGCACGGAGTGCCTGGCCTCGCATGAAACCATCGCCGGCCGCTATAAGTTCGGCTGCCATGCCTCAGTGGCACTGTACGCTCTTCCGCAGTTTCTGCCGGCACTGCTTGCTGCAAATCCGAAGCTTGAAGTGCAGCTTCAACATGATTTATCGCGAAAAATTCTTGAGGGAATCATCAATTTTTCCATCGATCTTGGCATTGTCGTCAACCCCGTTCGCCACCCGGATTTAGTCATTCACAAGCTCTGTGATGATGACGTACGCTTTTTTCGCTCAAACGCGCTCGATACCCCGGTCACCCGGCTTGATTCCGGAGAAACCGTGATTATATGCGACCCGGAACTTGCTCAGTCGCAATGGCTGTTAAAGCACCTGCACCGTGAAGACCGGGTGTATCGACGCATCGTGACAAGCAGCAGCCTTGAAGTGACCGCAAGCCTTACAAGCAGCGGCGCAGGAATTGGCATTCTGCCGGAGTGTGTCGCTAAAACGCTCTGTCCCGGGCACGTTGAACCCCTTCTGGAGCTGCCTTCCTTTCGTGATGAAGTCTGCCTTGTCTGGCGGCATGAAAACCGCTCCATTCGCGCCTTACAGGCAATGATTGCAAGCATCAAAGCCTGCTTTGACGCCTGGCACCCCATCCCCTTAAAACCGGCTCTGGCACGCAGTACGGTTCAGGCCTGA
- a CDS encoding class I SAM-dependent methyltransferase encodes MPKHWNPEDYDIQSVMQYRTAMLMLDALTLSGNEKILDLGCGTGKITHQIAESRVQGGRIHGIDINADMISFASANYSLDNLSFECNDVLNIDHENEFDVAVSFWTMSWIPLEDQRKAIENIIRSLKDDGHMFLMYPLKHDAYLVVEEVVHRPDWADFFRDYPMPRTFISEDEYQCIVDEIPMEISIRKTELECRYISDDEMKQSINCWLGHVDILPTQALKDKFLSDVVSAYKMHRNTTEPVMYYSTLEISGCKSSLKHNLSLGMQ; translated from the coding sequence ATGCCAAAACATTGGAATCCTGAAGATTACGACATTCAGTCTGTAATGCAGTACCGGACAGCAATGTTAATGCTTGACGCATTAACATTGTCTGGTAATGAGAAGATATTGGACCTTGGATGCGGTACTGGAAAAATCACCCATCAAATTGCAGAAAGCCGGGTTCAAGGCGGCCGGATACATGGCATAGACATAAATGCTGATATGATAAGCTTTGCCTCTGCAAACTATTCCCTCGATAATCTTTCTTTTGAATGTAATGATGTTTTGAATATTGATCATGAGAATGAGTTTGATGTTGCTGTTTCATTTTGGACAATGTCATGGATACCGCTTGAAGATCAGCGAAAGGCCATTGAAAACATCATTCGAAGTTTGAAAGATGATGGACATATGTTCTTGATGTACCCGTTGAAACATGACGCATACCTTGTCGTTGAAGAGGTAGTTCACCGCCCCGATTGGGCTGATTTTTTTAGAGATTATCCCATGCCAAGAACTTTCATTTCAGAAGATGAATATCAATGCATCGTTGACGAAATACCCATGGAAATATCTATACGAAAAACAGAGCTTGAGTGTCGATATATCAGTGATGATGAAATGAAACAATCGATAAACTGCTGGCTTGGTCACGTGGATATACTTCCAACTCAAGCATTGAAAGACAAGTTTCTGTCGGACGTTGTAAGTGCTTACAAAATGCATAGGAACACCACTGAACCCGTAATGTATTATTCTACTCTTGAAATATCGGGATGTAAGAGTTCCCTGAAGCATAATCTTTCCTTAGGAATGCAATAA
- a CDS encoding chaperone modulator CbpM, which yields MKDEQNTLTGEQYFSLTLTEVCGSFGVTNSVILEMVEEGIVNAGTGQASEWVFDAIAITRIRTALHLHRDLGVNWAGAALALELLEELRIMRRQMSNPG from the coding sequence ATGAAGGATGAGCAAAACACCCTGACGGGCGAGCAATATTTTTCATTGACGCTTACCGAAGTGTGCGGGTCATTTGGGGTCACTAACAGTGTGATTCTCGAAATGGTGGAAGAGGGCATTGTTAACGCCGGTACGGGGCAGGCCAGTGAGTGGGTTTTTGATGCCATCGCCATCACCCGCATTCGCACCGCCCTCCATTTGCACCGCGATCTCGGTGTCAACTGGGCGGGAGCCGCCCTTGCACTGGAACTGCTCGAAGAACTGCGGATCATGCGCCGTCAAATGAGTAACCCGGGCTGA
- the dacB gene encoding D-alanyl-D-alanine carboxypeptidase/D-alanyl-D-alanine endopeptidase, protein MKRMLSAVLLCVLGGVSFGADIQQAVNHLIDQVDPNINMGIKVVDLTTHTTLYQRNANSLLVPASNMKLFSDAAALMALGPDYRFKTTLTTNASLLQNGLLKGNLYLHLPGDPSLTHMDLDTLFRELRQWGVRRIKGNVILVSAHDGVSTQAPGAMPQDLNFSYGASVAPVMVDENRLTVTVNPSHREGEPAIVEYDDGGGNIHLVNQIKTRENGSRCGVGLAMNAQNQLVASGCIGAREWALVQRIPIRNPRLYAEGVVRQRLAKAHIVLDGQVMPGSAPANTMVVATHASRPISQLMADTLKPSDNLYADSLFLHVAATLAGKPLNWASAEPVVKKFLEQQTGVSLQNAVITDGSGLSRNDRVSAAQTVGLLQFLYDHFPMSFEYIAALPIAGRDGTLQKRFRQPGQQGFLRAKTGTMTGIMSLSGYLYTANDHTLAFAIYINRRPGTPPAVSGRYRSLVDTVCNYFLRQQPGFPRVAGEASRRNRVAFETQPTQLERTRARVALWRRMESSLKASLKGQPITVVFRNNQIELRDNGASPAKVWSVLAGLRKKYPFAVVLQANTSPGVSSGGLQLLWVKTTPLTSGVKRTWIVNGVA, encoded by the coding sequence ATGAAAAGGATGCTATCGGCTGTGCTGTTGTGTGTGCTTGGAGGCGTGTCCTTCGGGGCGGATATCCAGCAGGCGGTTAATCACCTGATTGACCAGGTCGACCCCAACATTAACATGGGCATCAAGGTCGTCGATTTAACCACGCACACAACGCTTTATCAGCGCAATGCCAACAGCCTTCTGGTGCCGGCCAGCAACATGAAGCTTTTTTCCGATGCCGCAGCCTTGATGGCACTGGGTCCTGATTATCGCTTTAAAACTACCCTGACCACCAACGCCAGCCTTCTGCAAAACGGGCTTTTAAAAGGGAACCTCTACCTGCACCTGCCGGGCGACCCTTCACTCACCCATATGGATCTCGACACCCTTTTTCGTGAGCTGCGTCAGTGGGGAGTACGGCGTATCAAGGGGAATGTCATCCTTGTCAGCGCGCATGACGGTGTATCCACGCAGGCGCCAGGCGCCATGCCGCAGGATTTGAACTTCAGCTACGGCGCATCGGTCGCGCCTGTCATGGTGGATGAAAACCGTCTTACGGTTACCGTAAACCCCTCGCATCGCGAGGGAGAGCCGGCGATTGTCGAATACGACGATGGCGGTGGGAATATCCATCTCGTGAACCAGATAAAAACCCGTGAAAATGGCAGTCGCTGTGGCGTAGGACTGGCCATGAACGCGCAAAATCAGCTGGTTGCGAGCGGATGTATTGGTGCACGGGAGTGGGCGCTCGTGCAGCGCATTCCCATCCGTAACCCGCGGCTCTATGCAGAAGGGGTTGTACGCCAGCGCCTTGCCAAAGCGCACATTGTGCTCGATGGTCAGGTGATGCCCGGCAGCGCGCCGGCCAACACCATGGTGGTGGCAACCCACGCATCGCGTCCCATCAGCCAGCTGATGGCCGATACCCTAAAGCCCTCCGATAACCTGTATGCCGACAGTCTCTTTTTGCACGTGGCGGCAACGCTTGCCGGAAAGCCATTAAACTGGGCGTCTGCCGAGCCTGTGGTCAAGAAATTTCTGGAGCAGCAGACCGGTGTTTCCCTGCAGAATGCCGTCATCACCGATGGTTCCGGCCTTTCGCGAAACGACCGTGTGAGTGCGGCGCAGACAGTTGGGCTCCTGCAGTTTTTATATGACCACTTTCCCATGTCGTTTGAGTACATCGCGGCACTGCCCATCGCGGGGCGCGACGGTACGCTGCAAAAACGTTTCCGACAGCCCGGCCAGCAGGGTTTTCTGCGGGCTAAAACCGGCACAATGACAGGCATCATGAGTCTTTCAGGATATCTGTACACGGCGAACGATCATACGCTCGCTTTTGCCATCTACATCAATCGCCGCCCTGGCACGCCGCCTGCGGTTTCGGGACGCTATCGCTCGCTCGTGGATACCGTGTGTAATTATTTTCTGCGCCAGCAGCCAGGTTTTCCGCGTGTGGCTGGAGAAGCGTCGCGCCGTAACCGCGTAGCGTTTGAAACCCAGCCGACCCAGCTTGAGCGCACCCGCGCCCGTGTGGCACTCTGGCGGCGCATGGAGTCTTCTCTTAAGGCATCGTTAAAGGGGCAGCCCATAACGGTTGTATTCCGCAATAACCAGATTGAGCTGCGTGATAATGGGGCAAGTCCCGCAAAAGTCTGGTCGGTACTTGCCGGGCTTCGTAAAAAATACCCGTTTGCCGTTGTGTTGCAGGCGAACACGTCTCCAGGCGTCAGTTCTGGCGGCCTGCAGCTGCTGTGGGTTAAGACTACACCGCTCACCAGTGGAGTGAAGCGGACCTGGATTGTGAACGGCGTGGCGTAA
- a CDS encoding cold-shock protein: protein MAIGEVKWFNNTKGWGFIMPEGGGDDIFVHFSAIQGTGYKTLIQGQQVSYDPQKGDRGIHAANVMALGDAPADGQMA, encoded by the coding sequence ATGGCAATTGGTGAAGTCAAGTGGTTTAACAATACTAAGGGATGGGGATTTATTATGCCGGAAGGCGGTGGTGATGACATTTTTGTTCATTTCTCTGCCATTCAGGGCACTGGCTACAAGACGCTGATACAGGGTCAGCAGGTCAGCTACGACCCGCAGAAAGGCGACAGAGGCATTCATGCAGCCAATGTTATGGCGCTTGGAGATGCCCCGGCCGATGGACAAATGGCCTGA
- a CDS encoding queuosine precursor transporter gives MNNIEIFYSTCTRNKYLPILSMLSVTLLLSALIFTYRIIELGPFLTPGGVVPFSLTYLMAAIITETYGYKNARKIIFGNFICIFIFSLTVSLLLKFPAPELSADSDAYMLIFNQAIYVTVVYSLGFLFSDLINALCVSKWKGLLKGRFFCFRVIGASIIAQASFSLIVIPSLYINSVSPERLLQQFLTTIIAKVLIILACSYPSLIAVRLLKKMEGYTEKKPEVVFNPY, from the coding sequence ATGAATAATATTGAAATTTTCTACTCAACATGCACAAGAAACAAATATTTACCGATTTTATCAATGCTTTCGGTTACATTGTTACTTTCTGCTCTCATTTTTACCTATCGGATTATTGAGCTTGGTCCTTTCCTTACTCCCGGTGGAGTTGTACCTTTTTCGCTAACTTACTTGATGGCAGCTATCATTACAGAAACATATGGTTATAAAAATGCCAGGAAAATTATTTTTGGGAATTTTATTTGTATATTTATCTTTAGCTTAACAGTCAGTTTACTCTTGAAGTTTCCGGCGCCAGAGCTTTCCGCTGATAGTGACGCGTACATGCTCATTTTCAATCAGGCTATTTATGTCACTGTAGTATACAGCTTGGGTTTTCTGTTCAGTGATTTGATCAATGCTTTGTGCGTTTCAAAATGGAAGGGTCTTTTAAAAGGCAGGTTTTTTTGTTTTCGCGTCATTGGTGCTTCGATTATTGCTCAGGCATCTTTTTCATTGATTGTTATCCCTTCACTGTACATAAATAGCGTTAGTCCGGAAAGGCTATTACAGCAGTTCCTAACTACAATTATCGCTAAAGTGTTGATTATATTGGCCTGTTCATACCCTAGCTTAATCGCGGTAAGGCTTCTTAAAAAGATGGAAGGATATACTGAAAAAAAACCTGAAGTGGTTTTTAATCCTTACTGA
- a CDS encoding DnaJ C-terminal domain-containing protein, protein MDYKDYYKVMGVEKTATADEIRHAYRRLARKYHPDVSKEADAEAKFKEVGEAYEVLKDPEKRKQYDQYGQYWQQQNNPGAARGAYTHEAPTGDEAAAFQDFLDSILRQRHQQTYRQRAGEDVHARLSVSLEDSFEGRETLLQLQSARVDAHGELRLEPRTVKVKIPKGVMDGQVIRLRGQGESGHGGPAGDLYIEIHINPHPLYRLEKRDIYLTLPITPWEAALGATVSTPTPGGVVKLKIPPGTSSGKSLRLKGRGLPGHPPGDVLVTPEIVLPPNPSEPMKALYEQMARLNTFNPRESLGMKHEG, encoded by the coding sequence ATGGATTACAAAGATTATTACAAAGTCATGGGCGTGGAAAAAACTGCGACTGCCGATGAAATTCGCCATGCGTATCGCAGGCTTGCACGCAAATACCACCCCGATGTGAGCAAGGAAGCGGATGCCGAGGCAAAATTTAAGGAAGTGGGCGAAGCCTACGAAGTGCTTAAAGACCCGGAAAAGCGCAAACAATACGACCAGTACGGCCAGTACTGGCAGCAGCAGAACAACCCTGGTGCCGCGAGAGGGGCATACACCCATGAAGCGCCAACGGGAGATGAGGCGGCTGCCTTTCAGGATTTTTTAGACAGCATTCTGCGCCAGCGTCATCAGCAAACCTATCGCCAGCGTGCCGGTGAAGATGTGCATGCCCGACTTTCGGTGTCGCTCGAGGACAGCTTTGAGGGGCGGGAAACGCTGCTGCAGTTACAGTCGGCAAGGGTGGATGCACACGGTGAGCTTCGTCTTGAGCCGCGCACGGTGAAAGTTAAGATTCCAAAGGGCGTGATGGATGGCCAGGTGATTCGTCTGCGCGGGCAGGGCGAGTCTGGTCATGGTGGTCCGGCTGGTGATTTATACATCGAAATCCATATCAACCCGCATCCGCTTTATCGCCTCGAAAAGCGGGATATCTACCTGACACTGCCGATTACCCCGTGGGAAGCGGCACTTGGCGCAACTGTCTCGACGCCGACACCGGGAGGCGTTGTTAAACTAAAAATTCCGCCCGGAACGAGTTCCGGCAAGTCGCTGCGCCTGAAAGGCCGCGGTCTGCCGGGGCATCCTCCTGGAGACGTTTTGGTCACACCGGAAATAGTCCTGCCGCCCAATCCCTCAGAGCCGATGAAAGCGCTTTATGAGCAGATGGCGCGTCTGAATACCTTTAACCCGCGTGAGTCATTGGGGATGAAACATGAAGGATGA
- a CDS encoding acyl-CoA dehydrogenase family protein, producing the protein MDDLLFLDEELLDEERMVRDSVARFVTEQVIPVMAESFEAGHFPRQFIRQCAELGLLGLTLPAEYGGADASYVTYGLVCQELERGDSGLRSFVSVQSSLCMYPIFRYGSDAQKRYWLPKMAKGEVIGCFGLTEPDSGSDPASMRTIAEKVEGGWRLRGSKMWITNAPIADVAIVWAKTAEGIRGFLVERGSAGFSTPEIHHKMSLRASLTGELVFEDVFVPEENMLPLSTCGIKAPLSCLSQARFGIAWGAIGAAQACFDATRDYLLERRQFGRPLASFQMIQASLAEMYSEIIKAQWMNLRIGRLKDAGRETPTMISLAKRNACREALHIARECRNLLGANGISLEYPVIRHMLNLESVFTYEGTDNVHTLVLGRHITGINAFE; encoded by the coding sequence GTGGACGATTTGCTGTTTCTGGATGAAGAGCTGCTGGATGAAGAACGGATGGTGCGTGACAGCGTTGCGCGCTTCGTCACCGAACAGGTTATCCCGGTGATGGCAGAGTCTTTCGAAGCGGGACATTTCCCCCGGCAGTTTATCAGGCAGTGCGCCGAGCTTGGGCTTCTGGGACTGACACTGCCCGCCGAATATGGAGGCGCTGATGCCTCCTATGTGACCTATGGACTGGTGTGTCAGGAGCTTGAGCGCGGTGACAGTGGGCTTCGCAGTTTTGTCTCTGTACAGAGCTCGCTTTGCATGTATCCCATTTTTCGCTACGGCAGTGACGCACAAAAGCGCTATTGGCTGCCAAAAATGGCCAAAGGTGAGGTTATCGGCTGCTTTGGTCTGACAGAGCCTGATTCGGGTTCCGACCCCGCCAGCATGCGCACTATAGCTGAAAAAGTAGAAGGCGGCTGGCGTCTGCGTGGCAGTAAAATGTGGATTACCAATGCCCCTATTGCCGATGTTGCCATTGTCTGGGCAAAAACTGCTGAAGGCATTCGGGGCTTTCTCGTAGAGCGTGGAAGTGCTGGCTTTTCTACGCCGGAAATTCATCACAAAATGTCACTGCGCGCGTCTCTTACCGGGGAGCTGGTGTTTGAGGACGTGTTTGTGCCGGAAGAAAACATGTTGCCTCTAAGTACCTGCGGCATCAAAGCGCCTTTAAGCTGCCTCAGTCAGGCGCGTTTTGGTATCGCATGGGGCGCGATAGGAGCGGCTCAGGCCTGTTTTGATGCCACCCGGGATTATCTCCTTGAACGCCGTCAGTTTGGCAGGCCGCTTGCGAGCTTTCAAATGATTCAAGCCTCTCTGGCAGAGATGTACAGTGAAATTATCAAGGCACAGTGGATGAATCTGCGCATTGGCCGCTTGAAAGATGCGGGGCGGGAAACACCGACCATGATATCACTCGCCAAGCGCAATGCCTGTCGTGAAGCGCTCCACATCGCACGCGAATGCCGCAATCTCCTGGGGGCGAATGGCATAAGCCTTGAATACCCGGTTATACGCCACATGTTAAATCTGGAGTCGGTATTTACCTATGAAGGCACGGACAATGTCCATACCCTGGTGCTCGGTCGTCATATTACCGGTATTAATGCCTTTGAGTGA